A genomic window from Maridesulfovibrio sp. includes:
- a CDS encoding ACT domain-containing protein: MILNLLPPSFTICKLSPKETIPDWAIQSEYFFLAKTSDELSIICSGKDIPEEVKGDKGWRCFRVDGDLEFDQIGVVASVSAPIANAGISLFLVRTHDRDYVFVHKDNLTQSIQIYQEHGFAIEK, encoded by the coding sequence ATGATTTTAAACCTACTGCCACCCTCTTTTACCATCTGCAAATTATCTCCAAAGGAAACCATACCGGATTGGGCGATACAGTCGGAGTATTTCTTCCTTGCAAAGACCAGTGATGAACTTTCCATCATCTGCTCCGGCAAAGATATTCCAGAAGAAGTGAAAGGAGATAAAGGCTGGCGTTGTTTCAGAGTCGATGGAGATCTGGAATTTGACCAGATCGGTGTTGTTGCGTCAGTTTCTGCACCTATAGCGAATGCCGGCATCAGCCTCTTTCTGGTAAGAACTCATGACCGGGATTATGTTTTTGTCCATAAAGACAATTTAACACAATCAATACAAATCTATCAGGAGCATGGTTTCGCAATAGAAAAATAA